From the Amycolatopsis thermoflava N1165 genome, one window contains:
- a CDS encoding sugar phosphate isomerase/epimerase family protein has product MCGGVPVVFDRRKFLAGVAATAAGVAAVAAAPVAAASPGRRIPNSRIGLQMYSVRDAFMSQPEAVLRALARAGYRNLEFAGFPGGTDPAHAREVRPLLDKYGLRAVSSHHGYAEFLDDARLGELIEMARILGQRYIVCPGGVPDTAEGFAEAGPAFNRAGERIRRAGMKLGYHNHTSEFTGHGPDGRTFYQILLDGSDPELLYLELDMGWSSAAGLSAQENVELIRANRGRMLLAHVKDLDSTGNLADLGTGVVDYRTILSGATRLGMREFIIENDDQSNPLTDSRADRMHDYLAALRLR; this is encoded by the coding sequence ATGTGTGGTGGTGTTCCGGTCGTCTTCGACCGGCGCAAGTTCCTGGCGGGTGTGGCGGCGACGGCGGCCGGGGTGGCGGCGGTGGCGGCGGCGCCGGTGGCGGCCGCGTCGCCGGGGCGGCGGATCCCGAACAGCCGGATCGGGTTGCAGATGTACTCGGTGCGGGACGCGTTCATGTCCCAGCCGGAGGCGGTGCTGCGGGCGCTGGCGCGCGCCGGGTACCGGAACCTGGAGTTCGCCGGTTTCCCCGGTGGCACGGACCCGGCGCACGCGCGGGAGGTCCGGCCGCTGCTGGACAAGTACGGCCTGCGGGCGGTGTCCAGCCACCACGGGTACGCGGAGTTCCTGGACGACGCGCGGCTCGGTGAGCTGATCGAGATGGCGCGGATCCTGGGGCAACGCTACATCGTGTGCCCCGGCGGGGTGCCGGACACGGCGGAGGGTTTCGCCGAGGCCGGGCCCGCGTTCAACCGGGCCGGGGAGCGGATCCGCCGGGCGGGGATGAAACTGGGGTACCACAACCACACCAGCGAGTTCACCGGGCACGGCCCCGACGGGCGGACCTTCTACCAGATCCTGCTGGACGGCTCCGATCCCGAGTTGCTGTACCTGGAGCTGGACATGGGGTGGTCGTCCGCGGCGGGGCTGAGCGCGCAGGAGAACGTCGAGCTGATCCGCGCCAACCGGGGGCGGATGCTGCTGGCGCACGTGAAGGACCTGGACTCCACCGGCAACCTGGCGGACCTGGGCACCGGGGTCGTGGACTACCGCACGATCCTCAGCGGAGCGACCCGGCTGGGCATGCGCGAGTTCATCATCGAGAACGACGACCAGAGCAACCCGCTGACCGATTCCAGGGCCGACCGGATGCACGACTACCTGGCCGCGCTGCGCCTCCGGTAG
- a CDS encoding helix-turn-helix domain-containing protein, translating into MAEVTDLPRGDLVLLGLLAEGLSPEEVAGRVGLSGRTVRRRIRAVCDRLGVATPIEAVVWAVRREMI; encoded by the coding sequence CCGACCTGCCCCGCGGTGACCTGGTGCTGCTGGGGCTGCTGGCGGAGGGGCTGTCGCCGGAGGAGGTGGCCGGGCGGGTTGGCCTGTCCGGCCGGACCGTGCGGCGCCGCATCAGGGCCGTCTGCGACCGCCTCGGCGTGGCGACGCCCATCGAGGCGGTGGTGTGGGCGGTGCGGCGGGAGATGATTTGA
- a CDS encoding ThuA domain-containing protein → MRYRRVHEPNRSRRRFHRVLAQLCGLVLLTAVPVLPALAAPAPAPQQQQQAPDPIRVLVFHGPSDRQADPVNTAAAAVQELGRTGGFQADVAADPAVFTPANLARYRGIVFLSANSVTLSAAQEDALKAFVAAGNGFVGVHDAARAQSTSDWFTGLIGTRPATSPDSVQQAVVDVTDRQHPANAGLPLNWTRSDQWLNWSPNPVGQVHTIAQVEEWKYQPGQGGNGAFHPVSWCRDYSGGRSFYTGMGRTVESWTTDQLFRGHLLGAIRWTTGMVRGDCKATIASNYTVERLTKPNQSGQLDQIGEPHGLTIAPDGKVFYIGKAACPSGPIVDWNDPNVGLGCGTIHQWDPKTKQVKLLTTLPVMGNRGSGDELVKNEEGLIGMTLDPDFARNGWFYVYWMPHESIDREKRIGQRTVSRFTYDAARQTIDQATRKDLLQWPAQIHSCCHAGGGMAFDDAGNLYIGVGDNNSSGGSDGYSGNNWTAEYQGTSFQDARRTSGNTNDLNGKILRIHPEPDGTYTIPQGNLFTGAEEGGGKTRPEIYVMGVRNIARLAIDRQHDWLTAGWVGPDAGAPNPELGPAKYETATVITSAGNQGWPYCMGNRQPYRDRSNTDASVLTGWYDCDNLKNTSPRNTGLVDIPPARDNAIWYSPQGGGPVYPARADGSGIPSYVESEATYTEPYLKGGGQAVMSGPTYHRAEVNTASGVAWPAYWEDKWFIGDESNGNNRIAVTLDPARVPAQGAPAFAEDLRQIIKGGGGDTGLQSWMDAKFGPDGALYLLDYAGGFFSLDPNQKLLRITYHGGAATPAPESATVGTTTQAGPMTMAFNSAKAGGVAWRWDFGDGTTSTEANPQHTYLRGGTYYATLEVTYADGTKATANLPVTVSCPAPDARQKVWFLDSETAVPNRNIGLGCTINDLVDDERPWASHDAFTTYATDVVTKLRGFGLLSDKEANQLIRAASASQVGRSTAYEWLFDGTSMNGWTQAPDGRFDLQPDGTLHSAGGMGMLWYSGKAFGDFSVRLQFRDVAPAGDRANSGVFTRFPDVRTPLEQRPPGSCGTVGSARTSQAWVAIYCGQEIQINDNTAGDAQKTGSVYNFSQVGLDRAMPTPKGVWNDYEVRVTGQHYTIIRNGVVINEFDNTPGKQSSRAGDPPTDLRQFFSGFIGLQNHSDRDVIEFRNIRVRQL, encoded by the coding sequence CCGCCAACTCCGTCACGCTCAGCGCCGCGCAGGAGGACGCGCTCAAGGCGTTCGTCGCCGCGGGCAACGGGTTCGTCGGCGTCCACGACGCCGCCCGCGCGCAGTCCACATCGGACTGGTTCACCGGCCTGATCGGCACCCGGCCCGCCACCAGCCCCGATTCGGTGCAGCAGGCCGTGGTCGACGTGACCGACCGGCAGCACCCCGCCAACGCCGGCCTGCCGCTGAACTGGACCCGCTCCGACCAGTGGCTGAACTGGAGCCCGAACCCGGTCGGCCAGGTGCACACGATCGCGCAGGTCGAGGAGTGGAAGTACCAGCCGGGCCAGGGCGGCAACGGCGCGTTCCACCCGGTTTCCTGGTGCCGCGACTACTCCGGCGGCCGCTCCTTCTACACCGGCATGGGCCGCACCGTCGAGAGCTGGACCACCGACCAGCTCTTCCGCGGCCACCTGCTCGGCGCGATCCGCTGGACCACCGGCATGGTGCGCGGCGACTGCAAGGCCACGATCGCCTCGAACTACACCGTCGAGCGGCTCACCAAGCCGAACCAGTCCGGCCAGCTCGACCAGATCGGCGAACCGCACGGCCTGACCATCGCCCCCGACGGCAAGGTGTTCTACATCGGCAAGGCCGCCTGCCCCTCCGGTCCGATCGTGGACTGGAACGATCCGAACGTCGGCCTCGGCTGCGGCACCATCCACCAGTGGGACCCGAAGACCAAGCAGGTCAAGCTGCTCACCACGCTGCCCGTGATGGGCAACCGCGGCAGCGGTGACGAGCTGGTCAAGAACGAGGAAGGCCTGATCGGCATGACGCTCGACCCGGACTTCGCGCGCAACGGCTGGTTCTACGTCTACTGGATGCCGCACGAGTCCATCGACCGGGAGAAGCGGATCGGCCAGCGCACGGTGTCCCGCTTCACCTACGACGCCGCGCGGCAGACCATCGACCAGGCCACCCGCAAGGACCTGCTGCAGTGGCCGGCCCAGATCCACAGCTGCTGCCACGCGGGTGGCGGCATGGCCTTCGACGACGCGGGCAACCTCTACATCGGTGTCGGCGACAACAACTCCTCCGGCGGCTCCGACGGCTACTCCGGCAACAACTGGACCGCCGAGTACCAGGGCACGTCGTTCCAGGACGCGCGCCGCACCTCGGGCAACACCAACGACCTCAACGGCAAGATCCTGCGCATCCACCCGGAGCCGGACGGCACCTACACGATCCCGCAGGGCAACCTGTTCACCGGCGCCGAGGAGGGCGGCGGCAAGACCCGGCCGGAGATCTACGTGATGGGCGTGCGCAACATCGCCCGCCTGGCGATCGACCGGCAGCACGACTGGCTCACCGCGGGCTGGGTCGGCCCGGACGCCGGCGCGCCGAACCCCGAACTGGGCCCGGCCAAGTACGAGACGGCGACCGTCATCACCTCGGCGGGCAACCAGGGCTGGCCGTACTGCATGGGCAACCGGCAGCCCTACCGTGACCGCAGCAACACCGACGCGAGTGTGCTCACCGGCTGGTACGACTGCGACAACCTGAAGAACACCTCGCCGCGCAACACCGGCCTGGTGGACATCCCGCCCGCGCGGGACAACGCGATCTGGTACTCGCCGCAGGGCGGCGGGCCGGTCTACCCGGCGCGCGCGGACGGCAGCGGCATTCCGTCCTATGTGGAGTCCGAGGCGACCTACACCGAGCCCTACCTCAAGGGCGGCGGGCAGGCCGTGATGTCCGGCCCGACCTACCACCGCGCCGAGGTGAACACCGCCAGCGGCGTCGCGTGGCCGGCGTACTGGGAGGACAAGTGGTTCATCGGTGACGAGTCCAACGGCAACAACCGGATCGCGGTGACGCTGGACCCGGCGCGCGTGCCTGCGCAGGGTGCGCCCGCGTTCGCCGAGGACCTGCGGCAGATCATCAAGGGCGGCGGTGGCGACACCGGCCTGCAGAGCTGGATGGACGCCAAGTTCGGCCCGGACGGCGCGCTGTACCTGCTGGACTACGCGGGCGGCTTCTTCAGCCTCGACCCGAACCAGAAGCTGCTGCGCATCACCTATCACGGCGGCGCGGCGACCCCGGCCCCGGAGTCGGCGACCGTCGGGACCACCACCCAGGCCGGCCCGATGACGATGGCGTTCAACAGCGCCAAGGCCGGTGGCGTCGCGTGGCGCTGGGACTTCGGGGACGGCACCACGTCCACCGAGGCCAACCCCCAGCACACCTATCTGCGCGGCGGCACCTACTACGCGACCCTGGAGGTCACCTACGCCGACGGGACGAAGGCCACCGCGAACCTGCCGGTGACCGTCAGCTGCCCGGCGCCGGACGCCCGGCAGAAGGTGTGGTTCCTGGACAGCGAAACCGCGGTGCCCAACCGCAACATCGGCCTCGGCTGCACGATCAACGACCTGGTCGACGACGAGCGGCCGTGGGCGAGCCACGACGCGTTCACCACGTACGCCACCGATGTGGTCACGAAGCTGCGTGGCTTCGGGCTGCTGTCCGACAAGGAGGCCAACCAGCTGATCCGGGCCGCCTCGGCGTCGCAGGTGGGCCGGTCCACCGCCTACGAGTGGCTTTTCGACGGCACCTCGATGAACGGCTGGACCCAGGCGCCGGACGGCCGGTTCGATCTGCAACCGGACGGCACCCTGCACAGCGCCGGTGGCATGGGCATGCTGTGGTACTCCGGCAAGGCGTTCGGCGACTTCTCGGTGCGGCTGCAGTTCCGCGACGTGGCGCCCGCCGGCGACCGGGCCAACAGCGGCGTGTTCACCCGGTTCCCCGACGTGCGGACACCGCTGGAGCAACGCCCGCCGGGCAGCTGCGGCACGGTCGGCTCGGCGCGGACGTCGCAGGCGTGGGTCGCGATCTACTGTGGACAGGAGATCCAGATCAACGACAACACCGCCGGTGACGCGCAGAAGACCGGTTCCGTCTACAACTTCTCCCAGGTGGGACTGGACCGGGCGATGCCGACGCCGAAGGGCGTGTGGAACGACTACGAGGTGCGGGTGACCGGCCAGCACTACACGATCATCCGCAACGGCGTGGTGATCAACGAGTTCGACAACACGCCGGGCAAGCAGTCCTCGCGCGCCGGTGACCCGCCGACCGATCTGCGGCAGTTCTTCAGCGGGTTCATCGGGCTGCAGAACCACAGCGACCGCGACGTGATCGAGTTCCGCAACATCCGGGTGCGGCAGCTCTAG
- a CDS encoding multicopper oxidase domain-containing protein has product MAKMTRRAVLGTAAAGLAASVPGVAAAAPLRAAGTTRRITMYAEKISDELYGYGLAPGGATVPGPVLEMWEGDTLEIDLVNTTDRVLSLHPHGVDYDVNSDGTLMNGSAVMPGQTRRYTWRSHVGYRRADGSWAEGTAGYWHYHDHAMGTEHGTEGVLKGLYGALVVRRQGDLLPKRQFTVVFNDMTINNRAHHDAPTFEANLGERVEWIAIGHGSNFHTFHLHGHRWLDNRTGMRTSEYDPSPLIDIKDLNPGVSFGFQVIAGEGVGPGMWMYHCHVQNHSDMGMAGMFLVRNADGTMPAGVHEH; this is encoded by the coding sequence ATGGCCAAGATGACGCGGCGTGCCGTGCTCGGCACCGCGGCGGCCGGGCTGGCCGCGTCGGTGCCCGGCGTCGCGGCGGCCGCCCCGCTGCGGGCGGCGGGCACGACCCGGCGGATCACGATGTACGCCGAGAAGATCTCCGACGAGTTGTACGGCTACGGCCTCGCGCCCGGCGGGGCGACGGTGCCCGGGCCGGTGCTGGAGATGTGGGAGGGCGACACCCTCGAAATCGACCTGGTCAACACGACCGACCGGGTGTTGTCGCTGCACCCGCACGGCGTCGACTACGACGTGAACTCCGACGGCACCCTGATGAACGGCTCCGCGGTGATGCCCGGCCAGACGCGGCGCTACACCTGGCGCAGCCACGTGGGTTACCGGCGGGCGGACGGGTCGTGGGCCGAGGGCACGGCGGGCTACTGGCACTACCACGACCACGCGATGGGCACCGAGCACGGCACCGAGGGTGTGCTCAAGGGCCTGTACGGGGCGCTGGTGGTGCGGCGGCAGGGCGATCTGCTGCCGAAGCGGCAGTTCACCGTGGTGTTCAACGACATGACGATCAACAACCGGGCGCACCACGACGCGCCGACGTTCGAGGCGAACCTCGGCGAGCGGGTGGAGTGGATCGCGATCGGGCACGGCAGCAACTTCCACACCTTCCACCTGCACGGGCACCGCTGGCTGGACAACCGCACCGGGATGCGAACCAGCGAGTACGACCCCAGCCCGCTGATCGACATCAAGGACCTCAACCCCGGGGTGTCGTTCGGGTTCCAGGTGATCGCCGGTGAAGGGGTCGGGCCCGGCATGTGGATGTACCACTGCCACGTCCAGAACCACTCGGACATGGGGATGGCCGGGATGTTCCTGGTCCGCAACGCCGACGGCACCATGCCGGCCGGTGTCCACGAGCACTGA
- a CDS encoding OmpL47-type beta-barrel domain-containing protein, translating into MRILRGALVAATAGLCLLTGTTTAAIAEPVPITAAAEQVLTWTADDSMTEYASAPATAVAGTATIVFENSTETGNTTGMTHTLTFDTSTPGYNHDVDLNITASPLDAEHGLHQAQVTLTPGKYRYYCAMPGHTMSGELIVTESGEQDTTPPEVTATVDGTTDPDGNYVGTATLTLTATDDSSGVGSVEYTLDDDTYRPYSGPVTITAPGAHTVHYRATDKAGNASDPKTLVINVVQPNEDATAPTVNASVAGERNDAGNYAGSATVTLTATDSESGVAKIEYTMDGGAYATYSQPVVLGTGTHTLTYRATDKAGNTSEPKTLTVQVDPLGDVVAPFVTADLDGELNTEGSYAGKVTLVLAATDTESGIASIEYDLDGAGFVRYGQPVTITAVGTHMLHYRATDRAGNTSAVQMLSFTIAEAGDLTPPVVTVQLAGPQNWSWDYVGPVTVTLAATDEASGVARIQYSLDGNVFTRYHKPFVVDHVGTHTIRYRATDEAGNTSETGSVTFTVVSSSGPSKQERQPNPAFERMV; encoded by the coding sequence ATGAGAATTCTGCGTGGCGCGCTGGTGGCCGCGACGGCGGGACTGTGCCTGCTCACCGGCACGACCACCGCCGCGATCGCCGAGCCCGTGCCGATCACCGCGGCGGCGGAACAGGTGCTGACCTGGACCGCCGACGACAGCATGACCGAGTACGCCTCGGCGCCTGCCACAGCGGTCGCGGGCACGGCGACCATCGTGTTCGAGAACAGCACCGAGACCGGCAACACCACCGGCATGACCCACACGCTGACCTTCGACACCTCGACGCCGGGCTACAACCACGACGTCGACCTCAACATCACCGCCAGCCCGCTGGACGCCGAGCACGGGCTGCACCAGGCGCAGGTGACCCTCACGCCGGGCAAGTACCGCTACTACTGTGCGATGCCCGGGCACACGATGAGCGGCGAGCTGATCGTCACCGAGAGCGGCGAGCAGGACACCACGCCGCCGGAGGTGACCGCGACCGTCGACGGCACCACCGACCCCGACGGCAACTACGTCGGCACCGCCACCCTCACCCTCACCGCGACCGACGACAGCTCCGGCGTCGGCAGCGTGGAGTACACGCTCGACGACGACACCTACCGCCCCTACAGCGGCCCGGTCACCATCACCGCGCCCGGCGCGCACACCGTGCACTACCGCGCCACCGACAAGGCGGGCAACGCCAGCGACCCCAAGACGCTGGTGATCAACGTCGTGCAGCCGAACGAGGACGCCACCGCGCCGACGGTGAACGCCAGCGTCGCGGGCGAGCGCAACGACGCCGGGAACTACGCGGGCAGCGCCACCGTGACGCTCACCGCGACCGACAGCGAGTCCGGCGTCGCGAAGATCGAGTACACAATGGACGGCGGGGCCTACGCGACGTACAGCCAGCCGGTCGTGCTGGGAACGGGCACGCACACGCTGACCTACCGCGCCACCGACAAGGCAGGCAACACCAGCGAGCCGAAAACCCTGACGGTGCAGGTGGATCCGCTCGGTGACGTCGTCGCGCCGTTCGTGACCGCCGATCTGGACGGGGAGCTGAACACCGAGGGCTCCTACGCCGGCAAGGTCACGCTCGTCCTGGCGGCCACCGACACCGAGTCCGGGATCGCCTCGATCGAGTACGACCTGGACGGCGCCGGGTTCGTCCGCTACGGCCAGCCGGTGACCATCACCGCGGTCGGCACGCACATGCTGCACTACCGCGCGACCGACCGGGCCGGCAACACCAGCGCCGTGCAAATGCTGTCGTTCACCATCGCCGAAGCGGGCGACCTGACCCCGCCGGTGGTCACCGTGCAGCTGGCCGGGCCGCAGAACTGGTCGTGGGACTACGTCGGCCCGGTGACGGTCACGCTGGCCGCGACGGACGAGGCCTCCGGCGTCGCGCGCATCCAGTACTCGCTGGACGGCAACGTGTTCACCCGCTACCACAAGCCGTTCGTCGTCGACCACGTCGGCACCCACACGATCCGCTACCGCGCGACCGACGAGGCGGGCAACACCAGCGAGACCGGCAGCGTCACGTTCACCGTCGTGTCGTCGAGCGGCCCCTCGAAGCAGGAGCGGCAGCCGAACCCGGCGTTCGAACGCATGGTGTGA